In Montipora foliosa isolate CH-2021 chromosome 13, ASM3666993v2, whole genome shotgun sequence, one DNA window encodes the following:
- the LOC137984101 gene encoding elongation factor G, mitochondrial-like, giving the protein MDFVDATVGMNIPKNFIPSIEKGFQEVCERGLITGHKLAGIRFILEDGAAHGVDSSELAFKLAAIGAMREAFAKAAPLILEPIMSVEVNIPQEFQGAVIGGLNRRHGMITGTDAAEGYATIYADVPLNDMFGYSTELRSQTQGKGEFAMEYSRYMAASQQVQAELMEKFDLERLKKAKSR; this is encoded by the exons ATGGACTTTGTGGACGCCACAGTCGGCATGAATATCCCCAAGAACTTCATTCCCTCGATAGAGAAG GGTTTCCAAGAGGTCTGCGAACGCGGTCTTATCACGGGTCACAAGTTGGCAGGAATTCGTTTTATCCTTGAAGACG GAGCTGCCCACGGAGTTGATTCAAGTGAACTTGCCTTCAAGTTAGCTGCCATTGGAGCCATGAGAGAAG CTTTCGCGAAAGCCGCCCCTCTTATTTTGGAACCGATCATGTCAGTCGAAGTCAACATTCCTCAAGAGTTTCAG GGTGCTGTCATAGGTGGACTAAACCGCAGGCACGGTATGATCACCGGCACAGACGCTGCGGAGGGATACGCCACAATCTACGCTGAT GTTCCTCTTAATGACATGTTCGGATATTCGACAGAGTTACGATCTCAGACACAG GGCAAAGGAGAATTTGCAATGGAGTACAGCAGATACATGGCCGCATCGCAGCAAGTGCAAGCGGAACTCATGGAGAAATTCGATCTAGAAAGACTCAAAAAGGCCAAATCAAGATAA